CAGGCTTTCCTGCTCCAGCCCGGAGCTCTTGGGTCCCGGATGTTTTCTCAGGCTGCCCAGGCCTTTATCTCCAAGTCTGTACAATGGTGGGTGAGGACCCAGGGGTCTTCCTAGGttcctccagcatcagggtttggTCTGGGCTGATGTCCAGGGCCTCAGGTCCTCCTCCTCAACCCCTTTCCACTGAGGACCATCAACCTCCCCAGAAACCCCGGAACCCAGACCAGAGCCTTGCCCAGAGCCACTGTTCTGCCGAGTCTGGCCTCTGTCTGTCACCTGCACTTTTCACCTATACGTGGGGAAAAGTATTGTGCCTGGGGACAGTTGAGAGGAGGGGGTGTGCTgaagtcccctccccaccccccccacataCACTTCAGCCCTGAGGAGGCTGAGGCAGGCATTGAGTGGCTGGAGCCTCTGTCAGTATTGGCAGGATGGGCCCATGAGTCCCCAGGCCAGGCTTGACTGTGGTTTTCCCAGGCAGGGCTGCTCCCCGCCTGTGATGCTCTTCAGCATCTCGTAAATGCCAAATGGGGTAGGAGGTAGGTGTCCATGGGATGGGGTCACTGAGGACAGGGGTCCTAGAGGTCTCCCATTCATCAGCCTCCGTGTGTCCCCTGTCCTAAGGACTGCTGGGTTAATTAGGGCCTCCTTCCCTGGCCATCTGATGCTGCCTCCCTCTCTTGCAGGTTTTGTACATCAGGAAGAAGAAGAGGTAACTCCCTGGCTGCCCCCAAGACTGAAGCCCGTGGGCTGTGCTGGGCTGGACTCTAGGGACAcgggtggggaaggagagtccTCCCACCATGAAGGTCCCTCTGCCTAGTCAGGGAGTCAGGGTCCCTCCTGCCCACTCAGGATTGGGGGTGACCACTTTCCCTTGGAGAGAGCTGAACCACCCTTGCCCTGCTTCCATTGACTCCActttccccaccccaggccccccaGAGACTGTGGACCACACAAGCCCCTGGCTAAGCCAGTCCCCATGGCCCCCACAGATGACAGCTCTGTGACCCTTGACCCCATCTGTCCCCAGGAGTGGGTAACTCTCCCTCCCAGGCCACCCATCCGAGGAGCAGAAATGTGCACAGAAATGTCTCTCATTGAATCCTGGGGAAAATTTTAGGACCATAAATAGGACTGTGTCTGTGGATGCGCAGGCAGGGCCTAGAGggctggtgggaggggaagggcctgcccagcccccagcattttctgcccccacccccaggctggagAAGCTACGCCACCAGCTCATGCCTATGTACAACTTCGACCCCACGGAGGAGCAAGACGAACTGGAGCAGGAGCTGCTGGAGCACGGGCGGGACGCTGCCTCTGTGCAGGCCGCCGCTGCTGGGCAGGCCATGCAGGGCAAGGTGGGCGCTGGcaggctcctccacccagccCGCAGGCCACTCGTGGCTCTCCCGCcccaccctccctcctttcccgGGCAGCTTTCTAACACCTGCCATGTGGTCAGGTGGCAGCTATATGGGCTTTGTCAGGTTGGATTAGAAACGGGTGGAATTGCTCCTTGGCCCCCCACAGATCACTGCACAGCCAGGCTGGGGCAGCCTTGGGGTCCAGCCGGCTCTGCCCCTGATCACCTGGTCACCTGGGAAGGTCcattggcctctctgagcctcagttttctcatctgcagtgAAAAAAATACCGATTCTTGCTTTGGGTGCACCCCTGAAACTAgggggaaggcaggagggaatGTTGGGAGGCTGAGACCCTGGGTTCCTCTGCTTCCTGAGATCGCATGCTGAGTGAGTTGTCACTGGGGTCAGATTCTGGCACCTCTGAGTAGACCGGTGGGTTCCCAGTAACTGGCAGACCCCAGGCAGATGCAGACCCTGGGCAGACACCTCCCGTGTCCACAGGGTTGGGTACCTGTGTGGTTATCCTGCCAGAGGCACTGGGCTGCCCGGCCACTTGCCAGCAGTCCCTGAGATGTCCGGGGGCCAGAGCCCCATGGAGAGACCTGGCCTCTCCGGACCGTGATGCCCGTTTGCATCCCTCCTGGCCTTGATCCCACAGATTGCTAAGGAATCTAGCCCCACAGAGGCAGCTTTGGGAGACTGGATTCAGGAAAAGTGGAGGCTGGGAGTCAAAGACCCTGTGGTTTAGCTACCAGTTCTGTGTACCTGGATCAGGACTCACACCTCCTTGGGATATTCAGAATATTGGGCTGAGAATCTCTGTCCACCCAACTCTTGGGACAACTGGCCATTTGACAGTCGTTTCCTGTGCACCCCTTGTGCCAGCCCCTGTGCTGCAGCTTTGGGGCTTGGGGTGCAGAGGTGAGCCCCCTCTGCTGGGAGAAGGTGGTACATGTGTAATTAATCCTGGGACCCCAGGGAAAGCACTGCCTCTGGCTGAGAAGGCAAGACTGGGGATGGCTGTCAGGAGGAGTCATGGGAGGAATCACTTGAGTCAGGTCATATTTCTTGGCTGAGCGTATGGGAGGGCAGGCAGAAGACATAGTGGGTGCCAAGTGCAAGTAAGCAGCAGAGGGTGGAGGTGACTGGGTAAGAGAGGGCCTGGCCTCAGTCAAGGTCCCTGATGCCCTGACTGTTTCTGTGCAGACCACGCTCCCCTCTCAGGGCCCAGTGCAGAGGCCCAGTCGGCTGGTGTTCACCGATGTGGCCAATGCCATCCACGCATGAGTAGCCCAGGGATGAGCCTGGACGTCTGATGAAGACATCTGCTGCAGTGCCCACAAAGCCGCCCACTCCAAGATCACTAAGACCGACTCTCAGGACCTGACCTGCTGAGGCCCCAGCTGTTCTGAGGACCCAGCTGCTGACTCTCCAGGCTCTAAAAGgggcctccccactgccccccatGCCAAGAGGAGGTCTGTCCATATGACGGGGATCCATGAGGTCTTCCAGCCACCCCTCCCCGTTGGCCGGCTATGGGCTGGGTCTACGCTCGGAGGAGagctgagggggaggggaggcgggggagCAGGTGTGGAGGGATGCGGGGCCAGACCCGCAGCGAGGCCCCCTGCATGCACATCACCGTGCCCACCTGCAGACACACGCCTGAGCCAGCACAGAGGGCAGGATGGAGACCCCCACACTGGCTCCAccctccccccgacccccaccccaagGTGTGTAGAGGAACATCAAGCGGGCCACCCCTTCTCTGACATCAGCGATCAGGGACTGGCGGGAGGGGGGAAGCCGAGCCAAGGGTCCACTGCCCACTGCGTCTCTTCACTGGGCTCTACAAGCCAGTAAGCAGCTTCGGGAACAGTCCCCCTGTCTTAGTGTTTATTGGGGAtccagggttgggggagaggcTACCGGTCTGGGGCAGCGGTCAAAGGGTTGCAAGATCAGACTGCCTGAAACAGGGCGGGGATGGCCCCTTGCGGATCAGAAGAGACCTAGTCTGGGTTCTGATCACCTTTGGTCTGCCCACGCTGTGCCCCGCAGAAATTCTGCCATTCTGGGGCATCTGGGTCAAGCCAGACCCCAAGAGCCTGGCGCGTCTCCGCAGGGCACGCATGCGCACAGGAGCATGCCAGCGCCCCGGTCTTGCCCAGCCTCGCCGCCGCTGTCCTCTGCTGGTTGGAGCGGACGCAAAGGCGGCAGGTACTAACCCTCTGTTGGACAAATACCACCCTCAGGATGTGAGGGCCTAGGAGGCCTTCGTGGGGAAGGTTCTGGatttatttcctcctctagatGCTATAAATACGTTAGCATTGGAGCCAACTGAAAGGCTGCGGGTAATTTGGGATGCGCAGAAACTGTAATTTAACTCACAGCATCTCCATGTGAGAGCATTAAAGATGTAATTAAGACATTTGCACAAAGAGAGTGTGAGCCCGTGACACTGAGGATATGAAGCCCCAGCAGGGGTGGAATGGGTGAGGGGCCGAGGAGGGAGGGTATCTCTTGGGTCCCAGCCATAAGGAGGCAGCTCGGCTGTCTTTCCTTGATCTGTCCAATGACATGCCTCTGGTGCTGAGTTCAAGGCTGTTCCGGGGCCTTGAACCTCAGCTGTGGGATGGTGTCACCATGCCTGCTATCCCCTTGATTGGAGAGCCAAGTGGACAGGAACTATGGGaccagaggagggagggggcttgAGACCCATAGAACCTGTGTCtgaaacacaaaagagaaaaaaaaaaggtttttttccaGAGCACAAGCttgcaggggtgggtgggtgggaaccCACCTGCAGGGCTCAGAAGGGTTTGGAGGGTTTGGTTACTGGGGTGACCAAATGCCCTGGTTTTCTCAGGACTGCACAGCTGTAGCATCGAACAATCTCAAACCAGGACTTTAAGTGATGTCCAGACCCTCCGCTAAAGAACAGAGCCTGCAGGCTGGCATAAGTGGAAATGAGGGGTGAACCCCAGTCCCAGGGTGGAGggctgggctggaggcagggacTCCTGGACAAGGCCCTGGGTTAGAGCGGGGCCCCCAAGCACCCCATGAGCCTCCCACACTGGGGTCAGACAGCCGGGCCTGTTGGTGACAACCCTGGTCATGTGGAGGGCTCTCCTTCCCTCAGCAGACTGGCAGAGGATTCCcaagggtgaggggaggggtgcGTGGGCTATGCACCCCCATCTAGTTGGATAGCCCCTCAGCCTGAGAAGGTGGGAGCCGCAGAAGACCAAGGTGTGAGGGACCCTAAAATGGTGCCTGTGGGGTAAAGTGGACCCtggggcccagggcccaggatGGGGGCTCCGAGGAACCCACCACCATTTTCTCCCTCTGCCTGCCCCAGGCCCCGGCCCTGGCAGGTGGGTCTGGTGAGGTGATGGACACAGAGCCGCTTTCTGGGGTGACAggagccacttccttctctttcGTCCCCTCACAGTCACCCCCTCTTCCCTTCCACCCACCTTCTGATTTCTAGCTCTTTCTCAGTCCTGGATGAAAACCGAATTCCCCCCAGAGTTCCCAGGCCTTCCACAGAGCATGGGATCAATAAACATTGGGATAAAAGGCTCCTGGTGATATGTCCTTGTGCCCATGGCCTAACGGGTTGACCAGAACTCTCCTCACCACCCTCACCAGACAGACGGTGTGACATGGTGTCACACGTCTGCCATTCTTGCTCCTGTGGTGACTGTTACAAAGGGGCCCTTGGGAGCTGCTCCCTGGCCCCCCACCCTTGCATACACATAGTATCTGAAGCTTCCCCTCGGGCAGTGACCGGGGCTGCAGGCAGAAGCCACAGCAGCTTGCAGTGGATGGTACCAGGGTGGACGTGGACTGATGCCTTCAGAGGAGGCCATCTTGTTTAATCAGGTGAAGTGTCCACTTTGAGTCAAAGTGAATACAGTAATCCTGTTGCCTGGCTGCTGGCAGATGCCAGGGATGCCTTCAGAATATAGAGGAAAGTTGTGGGGGTGAGCCCAGAAACTCCTGTAGAGCAGTCTGACCCTGCAATGGATTCCTTCCAGAAACATCACTGAGCTCCaccctttgggggtggggggagggcaacACCAGCGCAGTCTCGGCAGTGCCGTCTGAGATGGGAGGGAACAGATGTCACTTAGGAAGAaaggatgagtgtgtgtgtgtgtgtgtgtgtgtgatgcgtatccacacacacactctatgtctgtatctttaCATCTACATCTACATGaaaaagaaggcaggaggagggtcCGGTGTGCCTGCGGGTGTTCAGAGGCTGGCAGCACATACTGCCACCCTGTCCTGTCCAGCTGTACCCCGCAGCAGCCTCGGGGTGAAGGGCCTTGGCTGAGTATCTGCGGGAACCCCAGGAGCCACTGTCCTGGCCTCTGAGGGCTCAGGACAGGGGGCAACTCTAGCCACGGGCACCTGTGGTCATACAGAGGACTCTCCTGAAAGGCCAGAGATGCTGAGAGGTGAGTGAGACGTGTGCGCGTCACAAgtgcagggagaggaggggggaggggagctcGAAGACCCCCTGGTGGGGGATGGTGCTGGAGGCCATCCCGCTTGGGCCTGGGTCCCCTTGACAGTGGGCCCCGCCACCCACCCGTCCCCTGGGCGCTTTGATTCCACGAGTGGGAGATCAGGTGCCTGTGCCCATGGCAGGGGGAGACCCCTCCCCAATGCCTCCAGGAGCTAGAGGGTGGGCTGCAAGCATGCGGGCTGGGGGACAAGGAGTGAGGGGGTCTCCTGTCTCCCAGGCCccaagggggtgggggatggaacACAGTGGGTCGGTGGGGCTGAGAGCTATCTGGGAAGGGGGGTTCCTTTCCCAGCCCCTGGACCAGGGAATGCGACCCATGTCAGagaccccagtacaaaataaaaagcttcaaaaaaatctatagaaaacagcaaataaaataaagtgtggTTTATTGAACTCCTACCACGTGCCAGGTATGTGGACAAGCTCACAGAGGGAGGGCCAAATCAGGGTTCTCCACTGCCATTCATAGGACCGCGGCCAGAAAGGGCCTTGGCAATGGGGCTTGCGCCACCTCAAGGGCCAGAATCTGGTCCCAGCAACTGTCACCTTTGATTGGTTTGATCCCAGCACAATCGCAGTTTATTCCCAGTGCCATTATAGGGGGTATACCGTCACTCATCTTACAAGGGAAGAGACCCAGCCCCCAGAGACGGGGGCCATCAGGCTGAGAGCCAGGGGACTGGCTCTCCCTCTACACTGCTTGAAAAAGGAGTTGCAGGCAAGACCGAGAAGCAGGAGGGTGCTGAAGCCTGAAGGGGCACCCAGTGGGCATTGCCCGCCCACTTGGCCACACGAGCCGCCTTCCAGACTCAAATGCTGTTCTGTGCTGCCATCTGCTGGCACCTCTTAAGCACTGCAGGTGGCTTTCCTACTCGGGCTCGCTCCATCCTCGgacccctcccctgcctctccctcctgAGGCCTGGAGAGCAACCTTCACGCCGCGGGTCCTGACCTGCGGGCTCATCTGGCAGGACTAGGAGTAGGGAGAGATGAGTGGGAACCTAGGGTTCAAAATGTCAGAAGCCATTCACTCGGGCGCTGATACTACACTTGCACCAACTAATGTGAGTGCCCCACCTCAAATCTGTGCCCTCAGTGCTTCAGCCTACTATGCAGACCCCTCTTGGT
This region of Bos indicus isolate NIAB-ARS_2022 breed Sahiwal x Tharparkar chromosome 22, NIAB-ARS_B.indTharparkar_mat_pri_1.0, whole genome shotgun sequence genomic DNA includes:
- the C22H3orf18 gene encoding uncharacterized protein C3orf18 homolog isoform X2 — encoded protein: MDSRIPSARGWISSRPPTSESDLEPATDGPASETTTLSPEATSFNDTRIPDVAGGTTGVGTMLLSFGIITVIGLTVAMVLYIRKKKRLEKLRHQLMPMYNFDPTEEQDELEQELLEHGRDAASVQAAAAGQAMQGKTTLPSQGPVQRPSRLVFTDVANAIHA
- the C22H3orf18 gene encoding uncharacterized protein C3orf18 homolog isoform X1; translation: MDSRIPSARGWISSRPPTSESDLEPATDGPASETTTLSPEATSFNDTRIPDVAGGTTGVGTMLLSFGIITVIGLTVAMAGEATPPAHAYVQLRPHGGARRTGAGAAGARAGRCLCAGRRCWAGHAGQDHAPLSGPSAEAQSAGVHRCGQCHPRMSSPGMSLDV